A single Salmo trutta chromosome 14, fSalTru1.1, whole genome shotgun sequence DNA region contains:
- the LOC115207894 gene encoding uncharacterized protein LOC115207894, which translates to MPRLVSDVWKHFTPAINDDGKTMYMCNYCTKQYVKNATKLQVHLTKCKNATLYQSAQEPLFCHTMEDHSQKNADECLARAIYATGSPLMLSENVYWKRCFNVICPGYSPPNRDALSTHLLEAEFNRVQGKVKETIEKADSVAVVSEGWSNVQGDGIINYIVSTPLPLVFKTTDKKDNTHTSTHIADELKAVINDVGPQKVFAVVTDSAANMKVAWAQVEEAYPHITPIGCMVHGLNLLIKDIMSLQTMETLYKTAKQVVQDVRSKEEVSVTYSNKNTKKNNSTLKLTCNIRWAGVVTMYSSLLKDKESLQEMARSQSVEIEISIRKILLDDVFWERVVRNLTLLSPITFAIDQIEGEDAVLSDVLRLFADLKDKISTALPSALLLNTEETAVVRFVELCGEFCIKPIHAAAYMLDPKHIGKQILSGEQINSAYYVISTLSHHLNLDEGKVLASLAKFSTKQGLWNGDGIWQSCQHISPYTWWKGLCASEALSPIASVILQIPPTAAASLRLRAFFGKTKTKVGNSLTNNRVEKLVAIRANLNLFEPGTELGSSTQLQSDTKEEMDIKSESE; encoded by the coding sequence ATGCCACGTTTAGTATCAGATGTGTGGAAGCATTTCACCCCAGCCATTAATGACGATGGGAAGACTATGTACATGTGCAACTACTGTACAAAGCAGTATGTAAAGAATGCCACAAAGTTGCAGGTGCATTTAACCAAATGCAAAAATGCAACATTATATCAAAGCGCACAAGAACCATTGTTCTGCCATACAATGGAAGACCATAGTCAGAAGAATGCCGATGAGTGCCTGGCTCGAGCTATATATGCCACAGGCTCACCCCTCATGCTCAGTGAGAATGTGTACTGGAAGAGATGTTTCAATGTTATTTGCCCTGGATACTCTCCTCCGAACAGAGATGCTCTGTCTACTCATTTACTGGAAGCTGAGTTCAACAGAGTGCAAGGAAAGGTGAAGGAAACAATAGAGAAGGCAGACAGTGTTGCTGTTGTCTCCGAAGGGTGGTCAAATGTACAAGGTGATGGCATCATAAACTACATAGTCTCTACTCCTCTACCATTGGTTTTCAAGACAACAGACAaaaaggacaacacacacacgagcacgcaCATTGCTGATGAGCTGAAGGCTGTAATCAATGACGTTGGACCACAGAAGGTGTTTGCTGTTGTTACTGATAGTGCCGCAAACATGAAGGTTGCCTGGGCACAAGTGGAGGAGGCCTACCCTCACATTACACCTATTGGGTGCATGGTTCATGGGCTTAACCTACTCATCAAGGACATCATGAGTTTGCAAACAATGGAAACGCTATACAAGACAGCCAAGCAAGTTGTACAGGATGTCAGGAGCAAAGAGGAAGTGTCAGTAACCTACAGCAataaaaatacaaagaaaaataacTCCACACTGAAGCTGACTTGCAACATTAGATGGGCTGGGGTTGTCACCATGTACAGCAGCCTTCTGAAAGACAAGGAGTCTCTGCAAGAAATGGCAAGATCACAGTCTGTGGAAATTGAAATCTCCATCAGGAAAATACTCCTTGATGATgtgttttgggagagagtggttcGCAATCTTACACTACTCTCACCGATCACATTTGCCATTGATCAGATTGAAGGAGAGGATGCTGTCTTGTCAGATGTGCTTAGGCTTTTTGCTGATTTAAAAGACAAAATCAGCACAGCCCTCCCTTCAGCCTTGCTACTCAACACAGAGGAGACGGCAGTTGTTCGATTTGTGGAGCTGTGTGGAGAGTTTTGTATCAAGCCAATTCACGCAGCAGCATACATGCTGGATCCAAAGCATATTGGGAAACAAATACTTTCTGGAGAACAGATCAACAGCGCATACTATGTAATTTCTACCCTCTCACACCACCTCAATCTTGATGAGGGCAAAGTTCTGGCAAGTCTGGCAAAGTTTTCTACAAAGCAAGGCCTTTGGAATGGGGATGGGATATGGCAATCATGCCAGCACATTTCTCCCTACACCTGGTGGAAGGGTCTCTGTGCATCTGAGGCCCTGTCACCCATCGCCTCTGTGATCCTTCAGATCCCACCAACAGCAGCAGCTTCTTTGCGCCTCAGAGCATTCTTTgggaaaaccaaaacaaaggtgGGCAACAGTCTAACAAACAACAGAGTGGAGAAATTGGTGGCTATTAGGGCGAACCTTAACCTTTTTGAGCCAGGAACAGAACTAGGGTCCAGCACACAGCTTCAGAGTGACACAAAGGAGGAAATGGACATTAAATCAGAGTCTGAGTGA
- the thumpd3 gene encoding tRNA (guanine(6)-N(2))-methyltransferase THUMP3, which translates to MSSQDSEGQQCPLAVGVETSQSASDGETDCEVITVTIGATVPTGFENTAAEEVQEKIGADATISKDRGRIYFQITTDKLSQVHHLRSVDNLFVVVEEYDNYQFKDSKEETLEDLQKLASKLPWTNALKVWKLNTSLKKKRGPHRRPQGPKGKGRRGRDFRDRGKAKKDDVETDTMETVTAEIEKLQLEPTTGQGVGEAGSPDLENSPLGEQQEVEGQEPVPKVLKFRVTCSRAGDKHSFSSNEAARDFGGAVQDFFLWKADMTKFDIEVLLNIHNVEVVIGIALTEESLHRRNITHFGPTTLRSTLCYGMLRLSKPQASDVILDPMCGTGAIPLEGAIEWQQAFYLAGDNNDMAVSRTVNNICHIQKKRLDKSSTPGLPIDTVQWDLCHLPMRTSSVDIIITDMPFGKRMGSRKNNWDLYPPCLREMARVSRPGSGKAVILTQDKKCFQKAISRMGGLWRKHHTVWVNVGGLHAGVFLLKRTAGIFGQTPEDVREPLEEQPGKEKPAEEREKEVK; encoded by the exons ATGTCCTCACAAGACAGTGAGGGGCAGCAGTGCCCCCTGGCGGTGGGTGTGGAAACAAGCCAGTCTGCCAGTGATGGGGAGACAGACTGTGAGGTCATTACGGTCACCATTGGAGCAACAGTCCCCACAGGGTTTGAAAACACTGCTGCAGAGGAAGTCCAGGAGAAGATTGGGGCTGATGCAACAATAAGCAAGGACCGCGGTCGAATATACTTCCAAATAACCACAGATAAGCTCTCACAG GTCCATCATCTGAGGTCTGTGGACAACCTGTTTGTTGTGGTTGAAGAGTATGACAACTATCAGTTTAAAGACTCAAAG GAGGAGACATTGGAGGACTTGCAGAAGCTGGCCTCCAAGCTGCCATGGACCAACGCACTAAAGGTCTGGAAACTGAACACCTCTCTGAAGAAGAAGAGGGGACCCCATAGACGGCCCCAAGGTCCCAAGGGAAAGGGACGGAGAGGCAGAGATTTCAGAGATAGAGGCAAAGCCAAGAAAGACGATGTGGAGACGGACACCATGGAGACTGTCACCGCAGAGATAGAGAAGCTGCAGCTGGAGCCTACTACAGGCCAAGGGGTGGGGGAGGCCGGGTCACCTGACCTGGAGAACAGCCCCCTGGGTGAGCAGCAGGAGGTGGAAGGACAGGAGCCCGTGCCAAAGGTCCTGAAGTTTCGTGTGACGTGCAGCCGAGCAGGAGACAAGCACAGCTTCTCCTCCAACGAGGCCGCCAGGGACTTTGGTGGTGCCGTGCAAGACTTCTTCCTGTGGAAAGCAGACATGACCAAGTTTGATATCGAG gTCCTTCTGAACATACATAACGTTGAGGTGGTGATTGGCATTGCCCTGACAGAGGAGAGTCTCCACAGAAGAAACATCACCCACTTTGGACCCACCACGCTGCGCTCCACCCTGTGCTATGGCATGCTCAG ACTCTCTAAGCCTCAGGCATCTGATGTTATACTTGATCCCATGTGTGGAACTGGAGCAATACCTTTAGAG GGAGCCATTGAATGGCAGCAGGCATTCTACCTGGCCGGAGACAACAATGACATGGCAGTGAGCCGCACAGTCAACAACATCTGTCACATCCAGAAGAAGAGACTAGACAAGAGCAG tACGCCAGGGTTGCCCATAGACACAGTGCAGTGGGACCTGTGCCATCTACCCATGAGAACCAGCTCAGTGGACATCATCATCACTGACATGCCCTTTGGGAAGAG AATGGGCTCCAGGAAGAATAACTGGGACCTGTACCCACCCTGTCTGAGAGAGATGGCCCGGGTGTCCAGACCAGGCTCAGGGAAAGCCGTCATCCTGACCCAGGATAAGAAATGCTTTCAAAAG GCCATATCGAGGATGGGAGGACTCTGGCGGAAGCACCACACTGTCTGGGTCAACGTAGGGGGCCTACACGCAGGGGTGTTCCTTCTCAAGCGCACAGCAGGGATCTTTGGCCAAACCCCAGAAGATGTCAGGGAACCCCTTGAAGAGCAACCAGGGAAGGAAAAACCAGCAGAGGAAAGGGAAAAGGAGGTTAAGTGA